A stretch of Eleutherodactylus coqui strain aEleCoq1 chromosome 2, aEleCoq1.hap1, whole genome shotgun sequence DNA encodes these proteins:
- the LOC136613016 gene encoding uncharacterized protein, with amino-acid sequence MVAPSYRGRTELRGTADLHIKGVGVTDNTTYYCFVMLKFCVGKLKNISTIQYGNGTNLQVTGVTSTVGPFLLSPNSDGFAGNTWIYILAAALFVLILCAVILIILKKRGVICRSRRGLDIALKEQNPSENVPTPNAAAAASAPPMAPEDSGGILYAHLNVSSLQQKTNNRSKGSTPDDSQVLYAAVKPTAAPQDIYSTVKK; translated from the exons ATGGTCGCCCCCAGCTACAGAGGAAGGACGGAGCTGAGAGGAACGGCCGACCTCCATATAAAGGGGGTTGGTGTTACAGATAACACAACATATTACTGCTTTGTGATGCTCAAGTTCTGTGTAGGCAAATTAAAAAACATTTCTACCATTCAATATGGGAACGGAACCAACctacaggtgacag GTGTCACCAGCACTGTGGGTCCATTCCTCCTCTCTCCCAATAGTGATG GTTTTGCTGGTAATACGTGGATATATATATTAGCCGCTGCCCTATTTGTTCTTATTTTATGTGCCGTAATCCTCATCATTTTAAAGAAGAGAG GCGTGATATGTCGGAGTCGTCGTGGACT GGACATCGCATTAAAAGAGCAGAATCCTTCTGAGAATG TGCCAACGCCAAATGCCGCCGCCGCTGCCAGCGCTCCGCCAATGGCTCCAGAG GACTCCGGGGGAATTCTCTATGCACACTTAAATGTGTCCTCCTTACAGCAGAAGACAAACAACAGGAGTAAGGGGAGTACCCCAGACGACTCCCAGGTTCTGTATGCCGCTGTAAAGCCCACGGCTGCTCCTCAGGATATATATTCAACcgttaaaaaatga
- the LOC136613172 gene encoding uncharacterized protein, whose product MSTLETGLYETRSHISASSRSSKGSVSSSTVAIARAKAEAAKMRVHYAEQERQLKVEKARMEAALEKLSVEKEAAAAVAEAEALEEAAIYASERFSNMSRRSSGHQDNLQRTSDYVQLHANSGDDSCSDPGEESNLQKELRQQPVTQQVTSAHQMPNIKLDSSLIFSRPSVQPKLEPTNVWSTTVATNKNEPLDCDYYHSSMSKNRCNSIGPPQSNLPSDLPRRDQGMTDLVKFFARRELITKGLTKFNDRPEGYRAWRSSFRNMIKDLDLSVSEEVDLLVKWLGNESAEHAKRIRDININYPSRGLKMIWERLEECYGSPEVIENALFKRIEDFPKIPNKGFQKLRELSDLLMELEVAKGEGDLQGLSFLDTARGVNPIVQKLPYSLQEKWITQGSKYKQQHNVSFPPFSFFVDFISQQSKTRNDPSFDFSTFETAYIRTNKPASLRNLKATPVAVHKTSISAVHPSTRDPCKDCPLHKKPHPLQKCRGFREKTLKDRKAFLKENQICYKCCASTSHRAKDCTANIECSECHSKEHTTALHPEPAPWTLTPSDQATEHGGEEKVTVLPEVSPQCTQVCGEGLRGKSCSKICLVKVYPIGHKEMAVRLYTILDDQSNRSLASSTFFDIFNIEGHSSPYSLKTCTGVTEEAGRRATGFQIESMDGETSLPLPKLIECNQIPNNREEIPTPEAALPHKHLKTMAHLIPALDPKAQIVLLLGRDIIRVHKVRKQVNGPQNSPFAQKLDLGWVIVGDVCLGNVHKPSTVNSYCTNTLENGRPSFFQPCPNRFLIRDTPSSISYSDSTEIGTHFCDEDRDHLGCTVFQRTKDDHKIAPSIEDEAFLDIMEQGFFKDEANNWVAPLPFKTQRRHLPDNRDQALKRFFSLRRNLLRRPDMSEHFFTFMGKIFGNGHAEVAPPLREKEEHWYLPIFGVYHPKKPGQIRVVFDSSSQYEGVSLNDALMTGPDLNNTLLGVLIRFRKGLISIVADIQQMFHCFLVKEEHRNFLRFFWFKDNDQTKDIMEYRMKVHVFGNSPSPAVAIYGLKRSAREGEEEYGQDVRQFVERDFYVDDGLKSLPSPDAAIDLLKRTQSMLACSNLKLHKIASNSKAVMKAFPTQDHANDLKDLDLATATIPLQRSLGLNWDLNNDTFTFQVDQKPKPFTRRGVLSTINSIYDPLGFAAPVTIQGKMLLRDLTADTCDWDSPLSPEKETLWVKWRDSLVALSDLHVPRPYAHVPIAEVKSKELCVFCDASVKAIAAVAYLKTIDIKGQTHIGFVIGKAKLAPSPEPTIPRLELCAAVLAVELAELIVTEIDMTLDDTEFHTDSKVVLGYIYNESRRFYVYVHNRVHRIRKSSKPTQWRYVPTDHNPADHATRAVPAPLLKDTTWLTGPTFLYKPVLDTHKKSTYELLDPDSDAEVRPQVSTLITTLSSKQLGSKRFNRFSTWKSLNRAVSCLIHIARTFRATPARSSHCRGWHRCPKGYTVDELTQAKDVVIHCVQQEIYARELESLQNQKNVPKDSSLRKLDPYIDANGLLRVGGRVSNAQLDSNECHPVILPNDHVASLLVRHYHEQTKHQGRLFTEGALCTAGFWIVGAKRLVSNVIFRCVTCRKLRGTFQSQKMASLPADRLSTEPPFTNVGLDVFGPWSVTTRRTRGGEANSKRWAVLFTCMSIRAVHIEVIESLDTSSFINALRRFISIRGPVKQIRSDRGTNFIGACKELNIPSNIDSDHVRRYLANQGCTWSFNPPHSSHMGGSWERMIGIARRILDSIFLHEGTSRLTHETLTTLMAEVVAIINARPLMPISRDPDDPPLLTPSTLLTQKFDAITAPAGEFDSKDLYKCQWRRVQSLANVFWEKWRKQYISTLQTRNKWHSSKPNMEVAMLFLSRTLSQKETNGLWDS is encoded by the coding sequence ATGTCAACGTTAGAGACTGGACTGTATGAGACAAGGTCTCACATCTCAGCTAGCTCCAGAAGCTCAAAAGGGTCAGTGAGTAGCTCTACAGTCGCCATTGCTCGTGCAAAAGCGGAAGCCGCCAAAATGCGAGTGCATTATGCTGAGCAAGAAAGGCAATTAAAAGTAGAGAAAGCACGCATGGAAGCAGCACTGGAAAAACTATcagtagagaaagaagctgcagctgctgtgGCTGAAGCAGAGGCTTTGGAAGAAGCAGCGATCTACGCAAGTGAAAGATTCAGCAACATGTCTAGgcgcagttctggtcaccaaGACAATCTCCAGCGTACTTCAGACTATGTTCAGCTACATGCCAACTCGGGTGACGACTCGTGCTCAGATCCGGGAGAGGAGTCAAACCTCCAAAAAGAGCTCCGCCAGCAACCGGTAACACAGCAAGTGACCTCAGCACACCAAATGCCCAACATCAAATTAGATAGCAGTTTGATATTCAGTCGGCCCTCAGTACAACCTAAGCTTGAACCAACAAATGTTTGGAGTACCACGGTCGCCACCAATAAGAATGAACCTTTAGACTGTGACTATTATCATAGCAGCATGTCAAAGAATCGCTGTAACTCAATAGGACCTCCACAAAGCAACTTACCTTCAGATCTACCACGCAGAGATCAAGGTATGACAGACCTCGTCAAATTCTTTGCACGACGTGAGCTAATAACTAAAGGACTCACAAAGTTTAATGACAGACCTGAAGGCTATAGAGCATGGCGTTCGTCATTCAGAAATATGATCAAAGATCtcgacctgtctgtaagtgaagaAGTCGACCTCCTAGTCAAATGGTTAGGCAACGAGTCAGCAGAACATGCAAAGCGAATTAGAGACATCAACATTAActacccaagcagaggactaaaaATGATATGGGAAAGACTGGAGGAGTGTTATGGCTCACCAGAAGTGATAGAAAATGCACTCTTCAAAAGGATTGAGGATTTTCCTAAGATTCCCAATAAAGGATTTCAGAAGCTGAGAGAATTAAGTGACCTGCTGATGGAACTCGAAGTTGCTAAAGGTGAGGGAGACTTGCAAGGTCTCTCATTTTTAGACACAGCACGTGGTGTCAACCCCATTGTACAGAAATTACCTTACAGTCTACAAGAAAAGTGGATTACTCAAGGCTCCAAGTACAAACAACAGCACAACGTCTCATTCCCTCCATTCTCCTTTTTTGTGGATTTCATAAGCCAACAATCAAAGACTAGGAACGACCCAAGTTTTGACTTCTCAACATTTGAAACCGCTTACATCAGAACTAACAAACCTGCTTCACTTCGTAACCTGAAAGCTACACCTGttgcagtacacaaaaccagcataTCTGCTGTGCATCCCTCAACAAGAGACCCTTGCAAAGACTGCCCTCTACATAAGAAGCCTCACCCATTGCAGAAATGTAGAGGATTCAGGGAAAAAACTCTTAAGGACCGGAAAGCCTTTCTCAAGGAAAACCAGATTTGCTACAAGTGTTGTGCCTCAACATCTCATAGGGCGAAGGACTGTACAGCAAACATCGAGTGTTCAGAATGTCATAGTAAGGAGCATACCACGGCCTTACATCCTGAGCCCGCCCCATGGACTCTCACGCCTTCAGACCAGGCTACAGAGCATGGCGGGGAGGAGAAAGTCACAGTACTTCCTGAAGTGTCACCCCAGTGTACCCAAGTCTGTGGAGAGGGCCTCAGAGGTAAATCCTGCTCTAAGATTTGTCTTGTTAAAGTTTATCCAATTGGACACAAAGAAATGGCTGTAAGGTTGTATACCATTCTTGACGATCAAAGCAACAGGTCCCTTGCCAGCTCTACTTTCTTCGACATCTTCAACATTGAAGGACATAGCTCTCCATATTCACTTAAGACTTGCACAGGTGTGACTGAAGAAGCCGGAAGAAGAGCTACTGGTTTTCAAATAGAATCCATGGATGGTGAAACATCCCTGCCTCTACCTAAACTGATAGAATGTAATCAAATTCCAAACAACAGAGAGGAGATTCCAACGCCTGAAGCGGCATTACCACATAAGCACTTGAAGACCATGGCCCATCTCATCCCTGCCTTAGATCCTAAGGCTCAAATAGTGCTTCTGCTTGGAAGGGACATCATAAGAGTCCACAAGGTCAGAAAACAGGTAAATGGCCCTCAGAATTCTCCATTTGCACAGAAACTAgacctaggatgggtcattgTAGGTGACGTCTGCCTAGGAAATGTCCACAAACCATCCACGGTAAACTCCTATTGCACTAATACACTGGAAAATGGACGTCCATCCTTCTTCCAGCCTTGTCCTAACAGGTTCCTTATAAGAGACACACCTAGCAGTATTTCATACTCTGACTCTACGGAAATCGGGACCCATTTCTGTGACGAAGACAGAGACCACTTAGGGTGCACAGTGTTCCAGAGGACAAAGGACGACCACAAAATTGCCCCCTCTATTGAAGACGAAGCCTTCTTGGACATAATGGAACAAGGCTTTTTCAAAGATGAAGCAAACAATTGGGTGGCACCACTTCCTTTCAAAACTCAGAGACGCCatctccccgacaacagagatcaAGCACTGAAGCGCTTTTTCTCACTCAGACGCAACCTTCTAAGAAGGCCAGATATGAGTGAACATTTCTTCACATTCATGGGGAAGATATTTGGAAACGGTCATGCGGAAGTTGCTCCACCTCTAAGAGAAAAGGAGGAACACTGGTACCTGCCAATCTTTGGTGTCTACCACCCTAAGAAGCCAGGACAGATCCGGGTAGTATTTGACTCCAGTTCACAGTATGAAGGAGTCTCCCTCAATGATGCTCTCATGACCGGACCAGACCTCAATAACACACTATTAGGAGTGCTCATTAGGTTCCGTAAAGGATTAATTTCCATTGTTGCCGACATACAGCAGATGTTTCATTGTTTTCTAGTGAAAGAAGAACATAGGAACTTCTTGAGATTCTTCTGGTTTAAAGACAACGACCAAACCAAAGACATAATGGAATACCGAATGAAAGTACATGTTTTTGGCAACAGCCCATCTCCTGCAGTCGCCATCTATGGACTCAAAAGGTCTGCCCGAGAAGGTGAAGAAGAATATGGACAAGATGTCAGGCAGTTTGTAGAAAGAGACTTTTATGTGGACGATGGCCTGAAATCACTTCCATCACCAGATGCAGCAATCGACCTACTCAAAAGAACCCAAAGTATGCTTGCTTGTTCGAACCTCAAACTCCATAAGATAGCTTCAAACAGCAAGGCTGTCATGAAAGCCTTTCCCACTCAAGATCACGCCAATGACCTGAAGGATCTAGACTTGGCAACGGCCACAATACCCTTGCAGCGCAGCCTAGGGCTCAACTGGGACCTCAACAACGACACCTTTACCTTTCAGGTGGATCAAAAGCCAAAACCATTCACACGACGCGGTGTCCTATCTACGATCAACAGCATCTACGACCCGCTTGGGTTTGCAGCTCCCGTGACCATTCAAGGTAAGATGCTGCTCAGAGACTTGACTGCAGATACATGCGATTGGGACTCCCCACTTTCCCCAGAGAAGGAGACATTGTGGGTAAAGTGGAGAGACTCCCTGGTAGCATTATCCGACCTACACGTTCCTAGGCCGTATGCACACGTGCCTATTGCAGAGGTCAAGTCTAAAGAGCTGTGTGTATTTTGTGATGCCTCAGTGAAAGCAATTGCTGCAGTTGCCTACCTCAAAACGATTGACATTAAGGGCCAGACACATATTGGGTTTGTGATTGGAAAGGCAAAACTGGCACCATCTCCTGAGCCTACCATACCGAGGCTGGAGCTTTGTGCTGCCGTTCTGGCAGTAGAACTAGCTGAACTCATTGTGACAGAAATAGATATGACACTTGATGACACAGAATTTCATACAGATAGCAAAGTAGTGCTGGGCTACATTTACAATGAGTCTAGGAGATTCTATGTGTATGTGCATAACAGAGTCCATAGGATTAGAAAGTCATCAAAACCTACTCAGTGGCGCTATGTACCGACTGATCACAACCCAGCAGATCATGCTACAAGAGCTGTACCAGCACCACTCCTTAAAGATACCACATGGCTCACAGGGCCAACTTTCCTTTATAAACCAGTACTGGATACTCACAAGAAAAGCACCTATGAACTGCTAGACCCAGATTCCGATGCAGAGGTTCGCCCTCAAGTTTCCACGCTCATTACGACACTTTCTAGCAAACAGCTGGGATCTAAACGTTTTAACAGGTTCTCAACTTGGAAGTCACTAAACCGCGCTGTAAGTTGCTTAATTCATATCGCCAGAACCTTCAGAGCCACGCCAGCAAGATCAAGTCATTGCAGAGGTTGGCACCGCTGTCCAAAGGGCTATACAGTGGATGAACTTACACAGGCCAAGGACGTTGTCATCCATTGTGTGCAACAAGAGATTTACGCAAGAGAATTAGAATCACTCCAAAATCAAAAGAATGTGCCTAAAGATAGTTCCCTCAGGAAACTTGACCCATATATAGATGCTAATGGACTGTTGAGAGTTGGAGGACGTGTCTCAAATGCACAGCTTGATAGTAACGAGTGCCATCCTGTAATACTCCCTAACGATCATGTTGCGTCTCTACTTGTGCGGCATTACCATGAACAGACTAAACACCAGGGACGTTTGTTCACTGAGGGAGCTCTATGTACAGCTGGATTTTGGATAGTTGGAGCCAAAAGACTTGTgagtaatgtcattttcagatgtGTTACATGCCGGAAACTCCGTGGTACGTTTCAGTCGCAGAAAATGGCTAGCCTCCCTGCTGACCGACTCAGCACTGAACCACCGTTCACAAATGTTGGGCTCGACGTGTTTGGCCCATGGTCCGTCACCACGCGGCGCACTAGAGGAGGCGAAGCAAACAGCAAACGCTGGGCTGTCCTATTCACTTGTATGAGCATCAGGGCAGTGCACATAGAAGTTATTGAGTCTTTGGACACATCCAGCTTCATAAATGCATTAAGACGCTTCATTTCTATAAGAGGTCCAGTCAAGCAAATCCGTTCTGATAGAGGTACCAATTTCATTGGAGCGTGTAAAGAGTTGAATATTCCCTCAAACATTGACAGCGACCATGTAAGAAGATATCTTGCGAACCAAGGTTGCACATGGTCATTTAACCCTCCACATTCTTCTCACATGGGCGGCTCATGGGAGCGTATGATCGGCATAGCACGTAGGATCCTTGATTCGATATTCCTCCACGAGGGCACTTCAAGACTCACCCATGAGACCCTCACAACTCTTATGGCTGAAGTAGTAGCTATCATAAATGCGAGACCATTAATGCCAATATCCAGAGATCCAGATGACCCTCCTTTGCTAACTCCTTCTACTCTACTCACGCAAAAGTTCGATGCAATTACAGCTCCTGCTGGTGAGTTTGATTCTAAAGACTTGTACAAGTGTCAATGGAGACGGGTACAAAGCTTGGCAAATGTGTTTTGGGAAAAGTGGAGGAAACAATACATCTCAACTTTACAGACTAGGAATAAGTGGCATTCCAGTAAACCCAACATGGAAGTTGCAATGTTGTTCTTGTCAAGGACTCTCAGTCAAAAAGAAACGAATGGCCTATGGGACTCATAA